The following proteins come from a genomic window of Dreissena polymorpha isolate Duluth1 chromosome 1, UMN_Dpol_1.0, whole genome shotgun sequence:
- the LOC127842688 gene encoding uncharacterized protein LOC127842688 gives MFRQFTKALNVQVNGGFQGQQWRVLDMGMIPCLLRGMNTTAVNIQVKEMKTNGSKSAFLEHEFTEKTYEVRKDTPNTLSFQVRKMSTANKVHLNLEDLPTELHGPFVQHIIADFVKLHKAGVQKFQLNNVTEDAFRNVLNMPIRKLGYTSKFTRCNKDRGLAYFERLAVMDQCPNCDKGGDKNLLK, from the exons ATGTTCAGACAATTTACAAAAGCACTAAATGTGCAGGTAAACGGAGGATTTCAGGGCCAACAATGGCGAGTGCTAGACATGGGAATGATACCATGTCTTTTGCGAGGAATGAACACTACAGCTGTAAACATTCAGGTTAAAGAG atgaaaacaaatgggtcaaaatcaGCGTTTCTAGAACATGAATTCACCGAAAAGACGTACGAGGTTCGTAAGGACACACCTAACACATTGAGCTTCCAAGTGAGAAAGATGAGCACGGCAAACAAGGTGCACTTGAACCTGGAGGATTTGCCAACAGAGCTTCACGGGCCGTTTGTTCAACACATAATTGCTGATTTTGTTAAATTGCATAAAGCAGGTGTACAGAAATTTCAGTTAAACAACGTCACTGAAGATGCTTTTCGGAACGTACTGAACATGCCAATACGAAAGTTGGGATACACGTCTAAATTTACTAGATGCAACAAGGACCGTGGTCTTGCATACTTTGAAAGGTTGGCGGTTATGGATCAATGTCCTAACTGTGATAAGGGTGGAGATAAAAATTTACTAAAGTGA